From Chryseobacterium shandongense, the proteins below share one genomic window:
- a CDS encoding NAD(P)H-binding protein, with the protein MNIVITGSLGNIGKPLTKLLVAKGHQVTVISSKPERISGIKALGAIPAIGSIKDTKFLAETFTGADAVYLMEAWEGIGNLFDQDIDFMEEFKKIANNYVQAVQKSGVTKIIHLSSIGAHSDQGTGSLLVHHHVENILRTLPENVSIKFIRPVGFFSNIYRWLPMIMSQGVITQSYGGNQKEPWVSPYDIASTISYEMEQTFNGRTVQYVASDEVSPNDIAQALGQAIGNNDLQWKVISSKELLDQMLSAGINEWIANGMVAMQKAQGNGSLYEDFYLHKPKLGETKLKDFAKEFAEVYHIQKHSK; encoded by the coding sequence ATGAACATCGTAATTACAGGTTCTTTAGGGAACATCGGAAAACCGCTCACAAAATTATTGGTTGCAAAAGGACATCAGGTTACTGTGATCAGCAGCAAGCCTGAGAGAATATCTGGAATAAAAGCGTTGGGTGCGATCCCCGCAATTGGAAGTATTAAGGATACGAAATTTTTAGCTGAAACATTTACAGGAGCTGATGCTGTATATCTGATGGAAGCCTGGGAAGGAATAGGAAATCTCTTTGATCAAGATATTGACTTTATGGAGGAATTCAAAAAAATAGCTAATAATTATGTCCAGGCTGTTCAAAAGTCCGGGGTCACCAAAATTATTCATCTGAGCAGTATCGGTGCGCATTCGGATCAGGGAACCGGAAGTCTGCTTGTTCATCACCATGTTGAAAATATCCTGCGAACACTTCCTGAAAATGTATCCATCAAGTTTATACGGCCTGTTGGCTTTTTCAGTAATATATACCGATGGTTGCCGATGATCATGTCACAGGGTGTAATCACTCAAAGTTATGGAGGTAATCAGAAAGAACCGTGGGTATCACCCTATGACATCGCGTCAACAATTTCTTACGAAATGGAACAGACTTTTAATGGAAGAACAGTTCAATATGTTGCAAGTGATGAGGTTTCTCCCAATGATATAGCGCAGGCTTTAGGTCAAGCGATCGGAAACAATGATCTCCAGTGGAAAGTGATTTCATCAAAAGAATTATTAGATCAGATGCTATCTGCTGGAATCAATGAATGGATTGCCAATGGTATGGTTGCGATGCAAAAGGCACAGGGAAACGGGAGTCTGTATGAAGATTTTTATTTACATAAACCTAAGCTCGGTGAAACAAAGCTTAAAGATTTTGCCAAGGAATTCGCTGAAGTCTATCACATCCAAAAACATTCAAAATAA
- a CDS encoding SDR family oxidoreductase yields MKKALITGANKGIGFETAIQLLKNGYFVFIGSRNLENGQSAVQQLNEAGFENVEAIQLDVTDSISVEKARLQIESKTEVLDVLINNAGINGGFPQDALEASANAFQKVMDTNLYGVVRVTQAFIDMLKKSDEPRIVNVSSSGCSLTLHCDPDWKYYSHKAAVYPASKAAMNMYTINLAYELRDTAFRVNAVCPGFVATDFNGQRGTGTAEEGGIRIAKYAMIGAGGPTGKFISEEYNPETGKTPW; encoded by the coding sequence ATGAAAAAAGCATTGATAACAGGGGCTAACAAAGGGATTGGCTTTGAAACCGCCATACAGCTTCTGAAAAACGGGTACTTTGTTTTCATTGGAAGCCGGAATCTGGAAAATGGTCAATCGGCTGTTCAACAGCTTAATGAAGCAGGATTTGAGAATGTTGAAGCTATTCAGCTAGATGTAACAGATAGTATATCTGTGGAAAAGGCAAGATTACAGATTGAAAGTAAAACCGAAGTACTGGATGTTCTGATCAATAATGCAGGGATCAACGGTGGTTTTCCACAAGACGCTTTGGAGGCCTCAGCTAACGCTTTTCAGAAAGTAATGGATACGAATCTTTATGGTGTTGTAAGAGTTACGCAGGCTTTTATTGATATGCTTAAGAAATCTGATGAACCAAGGATTGTTAACGTTTCTTCAAGCGGATGCTCTCTGACATTGCATTGTGATCCAGACTGGAAGTATTACAGTCATAAAGCTGCTGTATATCCTGCATCCAAAGCAGCGATGAATATGTATACCATCAATCTGGCGTATGAACTTCGTGATACAGCTTTTAGGGTCAATGCGGTTTGTCCGGGATTTGTGGCAACTGATTTTAACGGTCAGAGAGGTACAGGAACCGCTGAGGAAGGAGGAATCAGAATTGCAAAATATGCCATGATCGGAGCAGGAGGACCGACCGGAAAGTTCATCAGTGAAGAATATAATCCTGAAACAGGCAAAACACCTTGGTAA
- a CDS encoding helix-turn-helix domain-containing protein, translating into MRSKQNKIHTFRSLSEFHVMFALPKPEHPLVSFIRLENMKMPEETLPDYLVLDFYKIAYKDSIGKAKYGQHHYDFGAGGLVFTAPGQLFEKPKSNKGKGCILLIHPDFFLSYPLSKKIRQYGFFSYAADEALHLSEKEKETLFSVFKIIDEELNSRVDDFSQDVIISQIELLLNYSSRFYKRQFITYKAVNDDLVQQFEAVLDSYFNSDHDLHNGLPSVQNVAEQLNVSANYLSDVLRSLTGLNTQQHIHNRLIDIAKEILSTTQLSVSEIAYHLGFDYPQSFTRLFKSKTKLTPLEFRQSFN; encoded by the coding sequence ATGAGAAGTAAACAAAACAAGATACATACATTCAGGTCTTTATCCGAGTTTCATGTGATGTTTGCACTGCCAAAACCTGAACATCCGCTGGTAAGTTTTATCCGTTTGGAGAATATGAAAATGCCGGAGGAAACATTGCCCGACTATCTGGTTTTAGATTTTTACAAGATCGCCTACAAGGATAGCATTGGAAAGGCTAAGTATGGACAGCATCATTACGACTTCGGAGCGGGCGGGCTGGTCTTTACTGCTCCGGGTCAGCTCTTTGAAAAACCGAAAAGCAACAAAGGTAAAGGCTGTATTCTGCTGATTCATCCTGATTTTTTTCTGTCATATCCTTTGTCTAAAAAAATCAGGCAGTATGGATTCTTCTCATACGCAGCTGATGAAGCCCTTCATCTCTCCGAAAAAGAAAAGGAGACCTTGTTTTCCGTTTTCAAAATTATTGACGAGGAACTCAACAGCAGGGTAGATGACTTCAGTCAGGATGTCATTATTTCACAGATCGAACTGCTTCTCAATTACAGCAGCCGATTTTATAAACGGCAGTTTATCACGTATAAAGCAGTCAATGATGATCTTGTCCAACAGTTTGAAGCGGTACTGGATTCCTATTTTAATTCTGACCACGATTTGCATAACGGATTGCCATCAGTACAAAATGTTGCAGAACAACTCAATGTTTCCGCCAATTATTTAAGTGATGTGCTCCGCTCATTGACAGGACTTAACACACAGCAGCATATTCATAACAGGCTTATTGATATCGCGAAAGAGATATTGTCTACCACCCAGCTCTCAGTATCTGAAATTGCCTATCATCTGGGATTTGACTATCCACAGTCTTTTACCAGATTGTTCAAGAGCAAAACTAAGCTGACTCCTTTGGAATTCAGGCAGTCGTTTAACTAA
- a CDS encoding type IA DNA topoisomerase: MKLVLAEKPSVAREIAQLLGASEKRDGYLEGNGHMVAWAFGHLVGLGMPEDYGISGFQKEVLPILPKNYILTVRKLKKEKGYINDPAALKQLKVIKKLFDVCDSIIVATDAGREGELIFRYIYEYLKCTKPFERLWISSLTENAIKKGFENLKPGNHFDGLFQAAQSRSRADWLVGINATQALTLVAGDGMYSLGRVQTPTLELICRRYLENKNFEIEKYWQIELLHTKDFVEFTSISKIKMNGQKQAEDILKAIERNNSTASITKIEKKKVTEQAPLLFDLTGLQKEANKKLNFSAKETLNIAQSLYEKKFITYPRTGSKYIPEDVWADIPDLIRNLQKKESSKEKVGLIKWGNFNKRIVNNLGINDHYGLLTTEKFPSALSVKENAVYDMIAFRLLEAVTQPCVKEITDITLQVLHYDFLIKGCKVVEIGWRSIQGNYSKTTEHLQELPELKEGTELKLKSSKILEKQTQPPILYTEAGLLSAMENAGKQLKNKNEQQILKNIGIGTPATRASTIETLFSRNYIKRENKSLIPTEKGLQVYHLTKNKKIANVTMTAEWELSMQKIESNELSALDFQKQIEIYAASSTHELLQTTIERENLPKLQCPKCKSQQLTILDKTVKCPDQVCNWMQFRNVCGIQLKTTDIEALINAGKTYLIKGMKSKNGKLFNAYIVLNNKAESSFEFEK; the protein is encoded by the coding sequence ATGAAACTAGTACTAGCTGAAAAACCAAGCGTAGCAAGAGAAATTGCCCAACTATTAGGAGCTTCAGAAAAAAGAGATGGTTATCTTGAAGGCAACGGGCACATGGTAGCATGGGCTTTCGGACACTTAGTTGGATTAGGGATGCCTGAAGATTATGGAATTTCGGGATTTCAAAAAGAAGTTCTTCCGATATTGCCTAAAAATTATATACTCACTGTCCGTAAGCTCAAAAAAGAGAAAGGATACATTAATGATCCCGCAGCATTAAAACAATTGAAAGTCATCAAAAAACTTTTTGATGTTTGTGACAGTATTATTGTTGCTACAGACGCAGGACGAGAGGGTGAACTGATCTTCCGCTACATTTATGAATATCTTAAATGTACTAAACCGTTTGAACGGTTATGGATCAGTTCACTCACTGAAAATGCGATCAAAAAAGGATTTGAAAACTTAAAACCGGGAAACCATTTTGATGGTTTATTTCAGGCAGCTCAGAGCAGAAGCCGGGCAGACTGGTTAGTGGGTATCAATGCGACGCAGGCTTTAACTTTAGTTGCCGGTGATGGAATGTATTCTTTAGGCAGAGTGCAGACCCCGACATTGGAACTGATTTGCAGAAGATATCTGGAAAATAAAAATTTCGAAATTGAGAAATACTGGCAGATTGAACTATTACACACCAAGGATTTTGTTGAATTTACAAGTATTTCAAAAATCAAAATGAACGGTCAAAAACAGGCCGAGGATATTTTGAAAGCTATTGAAAGAAATAACAGTACAGCATCAATTACGAAGATTGAGAAGAAGAAAGTAACGGAGCAAGCACCTCTGCTCTTTGATCTTACCGGCCTGCAAAAGGAAGCCAATAAAAAACTGAACTTTTCTGCGAAAGAAACTTTAAACATTGCCCAAAGTTTATATGAAAAGAAATTCATCACCTATCCGCGGACAGGCAGCAAATACATTCCTGAAGACGTATGGGCTGATATTCCCGATCTTATCAGAAATTTACAGAAAAAAGAATCCTCGAAAGAGAAAGTAGGTTTGATAAAATGGGGAAATTTTAACAAGCGTATTGTCAATAATCTTGGAATTAACGATCACTATGGATTACTTACCACTGAAAAATTTCCTTCCGCACTATCTGTAAAGGAAAACGCTGTATATGATATGATCGCTTTTCGATTACTGGAAGCTGTTACGCAACCTTGTGTAAAGGAAATCACCGATATTACCCTTCAGGTTTTACACTATGATTTTCTAATAAAAGGATGCAAGGTCGTAGAAATAGGCTGGCGTTCCATTCAGGGAAATTATTCTAAAACTACAGAACACCTTCAGGAGCTTCCTGAATTAAAAGAAGGTACTGAACTTAAATTAAAATCTTCTAAAATACTCGAGAAGCAGACCCAACCTCCGATTCTTTACACAGAGGCTGGATTACTTTCAGCCATGGAAAATGCCGGAAAACAACTGAAAAATAAGAACGAACAACAAATCTTAAAAAATATTGGAATCGGTACACCGGCGACACGGGCTTCTACCATTGAGACCTTATTCAGCAGAAATTACATTAAGCGAGAAAATAAATCGCTGATTCCAACTGAAAAAGGATTACAGGTTTATCATCTCACTAAGAATAAAAAAATCGCCAATGTTACAATGACCGCTGAATGGGAATTGTCCATGCAAAAGATAGAAAGCAATGAGCTCAGTGCTTTAGATTTTCAGAAACAAATAGAGATATATGCCGCTTCGAGTACCCATGAATTGTTACAGACAACCATTGAAAGAGAAAACCTTCCAAAACTTCAATGTCCAAAATGCAAAAGCCAGCAACTGACCATCCTCGACAAAACCGTTAAATGTCCTGATCAAGTCTGCAATTGGATGCAATTCAGAAATGTATGCGGAATTCAGTTAAAAACAACCGATATTGAAGCTCTTATCAATGCAGGCAAAACCTATTTAATTAAAGGAATGAAAAGCAAAAACGGAAAATTATTTAATGCTTACATAGTATTAAATAACAAAGCTGAAAGTTCATTTGAATTTGAAAAATAA
- a CDS encoding DUF3945 domain-containing protein, with amino-acid sequence MEDIKNTKNPDPSLINILLVLNPKTNKIEAVKTIDDKGDLKTVPNTERNQNQFLKIDKQGDLFSNFFSNFLSQLKNPTLFNFFKIPLNESKEIGKQIQHHLQNPSTEGEEFLNTYKVLKQNTNIMSTTPLSEKEYQYSADQIDWNIMSKFGLTQEKLEKVNALDPLLKGFKTNGLVPVTIKLGNTVTRIDARLSLQTNDTGEVLVNLHGIRKEPNFNFKFLGHEFTAEDKKNLMDTGNMGRIVDLINPKTDEIIPSIISRDKLTNELIAYRAEYMKIPDEIKGIKLDDSQKQTLQEGKPLYLEGMISTKGEPFDATVQFNADKKYVEFLFDNNTHHQQAQSSQQNHSTEIPRTFRGKELTDEQYDQFKAGQTVYIDGLLDKKDQKYQGYITLNKESGKIDFSFQNPNKVKEQAQPTDAHKTQVAVNSEGKTNEATKKIKEPLQPKQQAPKNKKQQESQEKPKAPAKTRGRKI; translated from the coding sequence ATGGAAGATATTAAAAACACTAAAAACCCCGACCCTTCTTTAATCAATATTCTATTGGTTTTAAATCCGAAAACCAACAAAATTGAGGCAGTAAAAACTATTGATGACAAGGGAGATTTGAAGACAGTCCCCAATACCGAAAGAAATCAAAATCAATTCTTAAAAATTGATAAACAGGGCGATCTGTTCTCTAACTTTTTCTCCAACTTTTTAAGCCAGTTGAAGAATCCCACTTTATTCAACTTTTTCAAAATCCCTCTCAACGAGTCGAAAGAAATCGGAAAACAGATTCAACACCACCTTCAAAATCCAAGCACGGAAGGCGAAGAATTTCTGAATACCTATAAAGTTCTAAAACAAAACACCAACATTATGAGTACTACTCCATTATCAGAGAAAGAATATCAATATTCTGCTGATCAGATTGACTGGAATATCATGTCAAAATTTGGCTTAACACAAGAAAAGCTGGAAAAAGTGAATGCATTAGATCCTTTATTAAAAGGATTTAAAACCAATGGTCTCGTTCCGGTGACCATCAAGCTAGGAAATACCGTTACCAGAATCGATGCACGCCTCTCTCTACAGACCAATGACACAGGTGAAGTACTCGTCAATCTGCACGGAATCAGAAAAGAGCCAAATTTCAACTTTAAATTCTTAGGTCATGAATTTACCGCTGAAGACAAGAAAAATTTAATGGATACTGGAAACATGGGAAGGATTGTTGATTTGATAAATCCTAAAACTGATGAGATTATCCCATCCATCATCAGCCGTGACAAACTAACCAATGAGCTCATCGCTTACCGTGCAGAGTATATGAAGATTCCTGACGAAATTAAAGGAATAAAACTGGATGATTCTCAAAAGCAAACATTGCAGGAAGGCAAACCACTTTATCTGGAAGGAATGATTTCTACAAAAGGAGAACCATTTGATGCAACTGTACAGTTTAATGCGGATAAAAAATATGTTGAGTTTCTATTCGATAATAACACTCACCATCAACAGGCACAAAGCAGTCAGCAAAATCACTCTACTGAGATTCCAAGAACATTCAGAGGGAAAGAACTGACTGATGAGCAGTACGATCAGTTCAAAGCAGGACAAACCGTTTACATCGATGGACTTCTCGACAAAAAAGATCAAAAATATCAGGGTTATATCACCTTAAATAAAGAATCAGGGAAAATTGATTTTTCCTTTCAAAATCCTAATAAAGTTAAAGAACAGGCACAACCGACAGATGCTCACAAAACACAGGTTGCGGTCAATTCAGAAGGGAAAACGAATGAGGCGACAAAGAAAATTAAGGAGCCTCTACAGCCAAAGCAGCAAGCACCCAAAAATAAAAAACAGCAGGAATCTCAGGAAAAACCTAAAGCACCCGCGAAAACTAGAGGAAGAAAAATATAA
- a CDS encoding exodeoxyribonuclease VII large subunit: protein MPGLLRSKIVNNEIYTLRGFIEKRIKNSSIELVFVVDEIISQEEKSISEDDLKRYDLIQKKLAKGSRDLENFIRDKVLQHQKVRIANIYGHSAIVQKDFNEGLDVSSTEFEIDDYNCNITSATSITDILNKVSSLHYDVIALIRGGGDKQSFEVFSNLILADHFINLKAITITALGHTVDETLLDKLADKRFHLPHDYGSGLHLVITKLQEEKSNSRALLIEEVKKDVSKQFVEQVSTLTDQLKKKNNEFTEAQKTFKENLEQQTKSFNDQLKVRNDEVEKLKKEITDTYGKQVNTLNEQLKKKNDEFQKLQENAAKQIDELNKNFTEQQKQRQEEMELTKKEIANLHEKIYSLLSVKKQQF from the coding sequence ATGCCGGGACTTCTTCGTAGCAAGATTGTTAACAATGAGATTTATACATTAAGAGGGTTTATTGAAAAGAGAATTAAAAACTCAAGTATTGAGCTGGTATTCGTTGTAGATGAGATTATTTCACAGGAAGAAAAGTCAATCTCTGAAGATGATTTAAAAAGATATGATCTCATTCAGAAAAAATTGGCAAAGGGTTCTCGAGATCTTGAAAATTTTATCAGAGACAAAGTCCTACAACATCAAAAAGTGCGAATTGCAAACATTTACGGTCACAGTGCGATAGTTCAGAAAGATTTCAATGAAGGATTAGATGTTTCTTCGACTGAATTTGAGATCGATGATTATAACTGTAATATTACCTCAGCAACTTCTATAACCGACATACTTAATAAAGTGAGTTCTCTACATTACGATGTCATTGCGTTGATCCGGGGAGGTGGTGATAAACAGAGTTTCGAAGTTTTTAGTAATTTGATTTTAGCAGATCACTTTATCAATCTCAAAGCCATTACCATTACAGCATTGGGTCATACAGTCGATGAAACGTTGCTCGATAAATTGGCTGACAAAAGATTTCATTTGCCTCATGACTACGGCTCCGGTCTGCACTTGGTGATCACAAAGTTACAGGAAGAAAAATCCAACTCCAGAGCATTGCTGATTGAAGAAGTTAAGAAAGATGTTTCAAAGCAGTTCGTTGAGCAGGTAAGCACATTAACAGATCAGCTGAAAAAGAAAAACAATGAATTTACAGAAGCTCAAAAAACATTTAAGGAAAATTTGGAACAGCAAACAAAATCATTTAATGACCAGCTAAAAGTTCGTAATGATGAAGTTGAAAAGTTAAAAAAAGAGATCACTGATACTTATGGAAAGCAGGTCAATACATTAAATGAGCAACTGAAAAAGAAAAATGATGAGTTTCAAAAATTGCAGGAAAATGCTGCTAAGCAGATTGATGAACTAAATAAAAATTTTACAGAGCAACAAAAACAACGTCAGGAAGAGATGGAACTCACGAAAAAAGAGATTGCCAACCTTCACGAAAAAATATACAGTCTGCTGTCAGTGAAAAAACAGCAATTTTAA
- a CDS encoding DNA polymerase III subunit alpha yields the protein MFLNCHSFHSLRYGTISLQELVDQAVDHQIQTLALTDINTVTGIYDFLKLCNENNIKPIVGMEIRIDSKLYYICLAKHQKSVGEINRLLTNYNCDGIEIPRHNPLLKSTVVIYPLQNIPDQLQEHEYIGIRPEELNHLVKLELKKWISKMVILQPVTVKTKQDYNLHKILRAIDNNTLISKLDAEDYCKETETFVGKKELLDQYRNYPQIIHNTAAVINQCSFDYDFSTPKNKQYFTDSRENDFKLLTRLANEGMVVRYGDDHPEAKARVEKELAVIDHLKFSGYFLITWDIIQYSNKMGFMHVGRGSGANSIVSYCLGITDICPLELDLYFERFLNLNRKTPPDFDIDWSWNTRDIILEYIFNKYGKDHVAFCGTNVEFKYRSIFREVGKAFGLPKEELDVLATRPMSEHDDNSVFKQVHKYGKLLEKFPNQRSMHSCGILISEEPITNYTALEMPPKGFPIVQFDMHTAEDIGFEKFDILSQRGLGTIKDTVDLIKEKRGITVDIKDTTLSKNEAKCNEFLSIGKTIGCFYIESPAMRGLLRRLKCEDYKTLVAASSIIRPGVAQSGMMKEYIFRHNNPKKFEYFHDVFKKELGETYGIMVYQEDVIKIALHFGGLSAADGDVLRRAMSGKGRSLSALQKVKDHFFESCKDLGHPEQLSKEVYRQIESFAGYSFCKAHSASYAVESYQSLYLKVYYPIEFMVCAINNGGGFYRTEVYVHEAKMLGATINNPCVNLSEYQTTVYGQDVYLGLMHIEKVEGKIAMMIPEERRKNGNYTSLENFVKRIPIGIETLQTLIFIGAFRFTGKQKHELLIQARFLFGNNQSTLKQPTLLDEPQKEYTLPTIVKNPFEDAFDEIEILGFPVSFSPFDLLQTKYRGSVMAKDLVKYHKKQIKMLAYLISRKHVPTKRGAMFFGTWIDAEGAYFDTAHFPNCLEEYPFQGGGCYLLLGTVEVDFHFPTITIHKMAKMPFVPDPRYSMDKEKSLEAARSLHEDISMTQRKPYPQEHEIGLPRQKMNSVK from the coding sequence ATGTTTCTCAATTGTCATTCATTTCACAGTCTTCGTTACGGAACCATTTCTCTACAGGAATTGGTTGATCAGGCCGTGGATCATCAAATACAGACATTGGCACTCACGGACATCAATACCGTTACCGGAATTTATGATTTCCTTAAGCTTTGTAATGAAAACAATATTAAACCCATCGTTGGCATGGAGATAAGGATTGATAGCAAATTATATTACATCTGTCTGGCTAAACACCAGAAAAGTGTAGGAGAAATCAACAGATTGCTCACCAACTATAATTGTGATGGAATCGAAATTCCCAGACACAATCCTCTACTTAAAAGCACCGTTGTCATCTATCCCTTACAAAACATTCCTGATCAATTACAGGAACATGAGTATATTGGAATCAGACCTGAAGAATTAAATCATCTGGTTAAACTTGAGTTAAAAAAGTGGATCAGTAAAATGGTAATCCTTCAGCCTGTCACCGTGAAAACCAAACAGGATTACAATCTTCACAAAATACTGAGAGCCATTGACAACAATACCCTCATCAGTAAATTAGACGCTGAAGATTACTGCAAGGAAACAGAAACCTTTGTCGGTAAAAAAGAACTGTTGGATCAATATCGTAATTATCCTCAAATTATCCATAATACTGCTGCTGTTATTAATCAATGCAGTTTCGATTACGATTTTTCAACCCCAAAAAATAAGCAGTACTTTACAGACAGCAGAGAAAATGATTTTAAACTGCTGACTCGGTTAGCAAACGAAGGGATGGTAGTAAGATATGGAGATGATCATCCCGAAGCTAAAGCCAGAGTCGAAAAAGAACTAGCCGTTATTGATCATTTAAAATTCAGTGGTTACTTTCTCATTACCTGGGATATTATTCAGTACAGCAACAAAATGGGATTCATGCATGTAGGGCGAGGAAGCGGTGCAAATTCAATAGTCAGTTACTGTCTTGGAATAACCGATATCTGTCCATTGGAACTTGATCTGTATTTTGAAAGGTTTCTGAACCTTAACCGTAAAACTCCTCCCGACTTCGACATCGACTGGAGCTGGAATACCCGGGACATCATTCTTGAATACATCTTCAACAAATACGGCAAAGACCATGTAGCCTTTTGCGGAACCAATGTTGAGTTTAAATACCGATCCATTTTCAGGGAAGTCGGAAAAGCATTTGGTTTACCAAAAGAGGAATTGGACGTACTCGCAACAAGACCGATGAGTGAGCATGATGATAATTCGGTATTTAAGCAGGTTCATAAATACGGTAAACTCCTGGAAAAGTTTCCCAATCAAAGAAGTATGCATTCATGCGGAATCCTTATTTCTGAGGAGCCAATTACCAATTATACAGCATTAGAAATGCCTCCAAAAGGATTTCCGATCGTACAATTTGATATGCATACGGCCGAAGACATTGGTTTTGAAAAGTTTGATATCTTATCCCAAAGAGGGCTGGGAACAATCAAAGATACAGTGGATTTGATCAAAGAGAAAAGAGGTATTACCGTTGATATCAAAGATACTACCCTATCAAAAAATGAAGCAAAATGCAATGAATTCCTTAGTATAGGGAAAACGATAGGTTGTTTCTATATCGAAAGTCCTGCAATGCGTGGGCTTTTAAGAAGGCTTAAATGCGAAGATTATAAAACATTGGTTGCCGCTTCATCCATTATCCGTCCAGGCGTCGCTCAGAGCGGAATGATGAAGGAATATATTTTCAGACATAACAACCCAAAAAAATTTGAATATTTTCATGATGTTTTCAAAAAGGAATTAGGTGAGACTTATGGCATCATGGTCTATCAGGAAGATGTCATTAAAATTGCACTGCATTTTGGAGGACTGTCTGCAGCCGATGGTGATGTCTTACGACGGGCGATGAGTGGTAAAGGAAGATCGTTATCTGCTTTGCAAAAGGTCAAAGACCATTTCTTTGAATCATGTAAAGATTTGGGGCATCCTGAACAACTCTCAAAAGAAGTGTACCGGCAAATTGAGTCCTTTGCAGGATATTCTTTTTGTAAAGCGCATTCAGCCTCTTATGCTGTTGAAAGCTACCAGAGTTTATATCTTAAGGTCTACTATCCTATCGAATTCATGGTTTGTGCCATCAATAATGGTGGTGGATTTTACAGAACTGAAGTGTATGTACATGAAGCGAAAATGTTGGGCGCAACCATTAACAATCCCTGTGTCAACCTCAGCGAATATCAAACAACAGTCTATGGTCAAGATGTCTACTTAGGATTAATGCATATCGAAAAGGTAGAAGGAAAAATCGCCATGATGATCCCTGAAGAGAGACGTAAAAATGGAAATTATACCTCTCTGGAAAATTTCGTCAAGAGAATACCTATTGGAATAGAAACTTTGCAGACGCTAATTTTTATCGGTGCATTTAGGTTTACGGGGAAACAAAAACATGAGCTGCTCATTCAGGCGAGATTTCTCTTTGGGAATAACCAGTCAACATTAAAACAACCAACCTTACTTGATGAACCGCAAAAAGAATACACACTTCCAACAATTGTTAAAAATCCTTTTGAAGATGCGTTCGATGAAATTGAAATATTGGGATTTCCTGTTTCATTCAGTCCGTTTGATCTTCTGCAGACAAAGTATCGAGGATCGGTCATGGCGAAAGATTTGGTAAAATACCATAAAAAACAAATCAAAATGCTTGCTTACTTGATCTCCAGAAAACATGTTCCCACCAAAAGAGGAGCCATGTTTTTCGGAACATGGATTGATGCGGAAGGAGCCTATTTTGATACGGCACATTTTCCCAATTGTCTCGAGGAATATCCTTTTCAAGGTGGAGGATGCTATTTACTGTTAGGTACGGTTGAAGTGGATTTTCATTTCCCCACAATTACCATTCACAAAATGGCGAAGATGCCTTTTGTACCTGATCCCAGATACTCTATGGATAAAGAAAAATCACTCGAAGCTGCTAGATCTCTGCATGAAGATATTAGCATGACCCAAAGAAAACCGTATCCTCAGGAACATGAAATTGGATTACCGAGGCAGAAAATGAATTCAGTAAAATAA
- a CDS encoding RteC domain-containing protein yields the protein MELLYALHLSKSFNGGNIEFGEIVKAVESVLKIDLGNFYKTVSEIKSRKITKTKFLQLLSDNLINEIKD from the coding sequence GTGGAATTGCTGTATGCATTACATCTTTCAAAATCATTTAACGGAGGAAATATCGAGTTTGGCGAAATTGTAAAAGCTGTTGAATCTGTACTAAAAATCGATCTTGGCAATTTTTACAAAACAGTGAGTGAGATAAAGAGCAGAAAAATTACAAAAACAAAATTTCTCCAATTGCTCAGTGATAACTTAATTAATGAAATTAAGGATTGA
- a CDS encoding helix-turn-helix domain-containing protein, producing the protein MNIDKSEFMYWMERIMTRFDILNEKTKENQNALNSIDGEQLLDNQDVLQMLKISSRTLQRYRSEEKLPYYSISGKLYYKLSDVHQLIRESFSATKRK; encoded by the coding sequence ATGAACATTGATAAATCAGAATTTATGTATTGGATGGAAAGAATAATGACCCGCTTCGATATTCTTAATGAAAAGACAAAGGAGAACCAAAATGCTCTAAACAGTATTGATGGCGAGCAACTTTTGGATAACCAGGATGTTTTGCAAATGCTAAAAATCAGTTCCAGAACATTACAGCGGTACCGTTCCGAAGAAAAGTTACCTTACTATTCTATCAGCGGAAAATTATACTACAAACTTTCAGATGTTCATCAGTTAATTAGAGAAAGTTTTAGTGCTACTAAGAGAAAGTGA